A genomic window from Sulfurospirillum multivorans DSM 12446 includes:
- a CDS encoding ferric reductase-like transmembrane domain-containing protein codes for MKALLVLLALLPLGLAYYKLESAIDPIKMLYNTTGIGAITLLLLSLVPSSCKRVCGQNFLRYRKTIGLLSFAYAFLHVSVFVALDSEFDFITIFEKSLKKPFIYIGTIAFIILLFMALTSFKKLFAKLSKYHKAVYLALALALLHSFWAQKVAGMFEYSVVAVGLVLLGERVWAWQNKKPL; via the coding sequence TTGAAAGCCCTCCTCGTCCTTCTTGCGCTGCTTCCACTGGGGCTTGCATACTACAAACTCGAAAGCGCTATCGACCCAATTAAAATGCTCTACAACACAACGGGCATTGGGGCGATAACGCTACTTTTACTTTCGCTTGTACCCTCTTCTTGTAAACGAGTTTGTGGACAAAACTTCCTTCGTTATCGCAAAACCATCGGGCTTTTGAGCTTTGCCTACGCCTTTTTACATGTAAGCGTTTTTGTCGCACTCGATAGCGAATTTGACTTCATCACCATCTTTGAAAAAAGTCTCAAAAAACCGTTCATCTATATCGGTACTATTGCGTTCATCATCCTTCTTTTCATGGCGCTCACCTCGTTTAAAAAACTCTTTGCCAAGCTTTCAAAGTACCATAAAGCGGTCTACCTCGCTTTGGCACTTGCACTGCTTCACAGCTTCTGGGCGCAAAAAGTGGCTGGGATGTTTGAGTATAGCGTGGTCGCCGTTGGGTTGGTGCTTTTAGGGGAGCGTGTTTGGGCGTGGCAAAATAAAAAACCCCTATAA